The sequence TAATGAATTATCTTGCTTCTATAAACAAAGAAGGGAAAACGATCATCTTAGTCACCCATGATAAATCACTTAAAAAATATGCAAACCGGGTTATAACTATGAGAGATGGAGAGATAAGTGAACATAGATGATAGCAGATATTTTTTTGATGAGCCTTGATGCTTTAAGATCACATAAGATTCGAACTTTCCTAACTCTAATTGGTGTCATAATTGGTATAGGCTCTGTTATTATAGTTACAACTGCTGGGTCCTCTGTACGGGTTTTTATTGAAGAGCAGTGGAACATTTTTAATCCAACAGGTATGGTTATTGGTATAGGTACAGATAGTGACCCACCGCAGATATCCTTTCGTGAGATTGGTTTTACAGATCATGACATTGATGAATTGAAGAAACTACCCTACATAAAAGAGGTTGTCCCTATTGGTTTCCTCCCGTTGAAGGCTATTAAAATAAGGGAAGGTTTTCTTAATTGGCAGTCAAAGGCAGGTGGTACCATGTATGCTACTACACCTGGTCTACTTGATATAATGGGTATGGAAATCGAAGAGGGGAGGATGTTCCAGAATAAGAAAAGCGAGATAGTTATGAGCAGAAGTATGACCAAGCTTTTTGGTGTAAATAAAGAGTTGAAGGTTGGGGATACTTTATACATACAGAGATTAGATGGAAAACTTATTAAAACAACGTTGGTAGGAATCCTAAGGGAGAGCGAAACCTCCAATGTAATGAGTCAAGTAACCTCTCTATCGATAGCTGGTCCTGTGGATCCATACTATACATCATATTTTGGTTCTAATGTTGGGGGTATCATCAAACGTGTTACAGCCTATGGGATTTTATACGCAGGTGCTACAGATAAAGAACATGTTGATGACGCAAAAGAGCAGATTCTAGGTTATTTGAATACTAAATCTGATGCTATTAACTATAAGGATAAAAACTCTGATTTTGTGGTCATAACACAGCAGTATATTATATCAAAAGTGGATCAGATAATGAACGTTATGAGTATGCTTATAACCTCAATCGCACTGGTTTCACTATTGGTAGGCGGAATAGGTATCGCTAATATCATGTTTGCAACTGTTACCGAACGAACAAGGGAGATTGGTACCATGATGGCCATAGGAGCTAAACGTAGGGACATTATGACCTTGTTTTTGTACCAATCAGCGATGATAGGCTTATTTGGTGGTGTACTTGGAGTAGTATTAGGTGCTAGTGGTGGAGCATTCATAGTCCAGATTCTCAATCAATATATGGTAGAGTTCGGAGGAAGATTTAGCTCAGGTAATATCCCTTTGACTTATTCTATCCAATGGTTTTTGATAGCGGTGTTTTTTGGTGTTATGATAGGCATAATAGCAGGTGTTCTTCCAGCTAGGAAAGCTGCTAAGATGGATCCTGTTGTTGCACTTAGATACTCGTAATCATATGTTTTTATGACAAACTACAAAAAATATTACGAGTCTTTCCTTTTTGAGCTAATCATATAAAATTATGGGTCAGTGGTCTGTGGTTATTATCAATAAAACACTAGCTTAATGTTTATCAAGTTTTTTGTCAGCAATTTTTTTTTTCACATTAACTAAAATCTTCTCTTTTAGGCTTACCAAAAATTATTTTTTTGTGTATGGATATAAAAAAATATTAAAAGATGTAGGAAAAAGTATGGTAGTCATAAAAGTGATGATGAACAAAGCAGTTACATTGGGTAAGACAGGAAGAATTGTAAAAACCAACTCTCTTCATTCTAAAATTTTTTATTTTCTTAAGTTAAAGCCTCTTTTTCAAAATTTATCAAAAATATTTTACGCTCTAATTCATTACTTTAATTTATGGAGGAAAATAAATGATTTATAAAAAATTACTAGTTTTGTTTTTAGTGTGCTCTATATCAACTCCTTTTGTTTATCTAAAATCAAGTAGTCAAATAACTCTTCTTCCAGATTTATCTGTTGAAAGCATAGATCCAGCACCCTCCAGTCCTGTTGTCTATGACAATGTTACAATAAAGATATTGATTAAAAACAAAGGCAAGTCAAATTCGCCAATTGTTCACGGTCGTTTATATGTAGATAGTACAGTATGAAAGAACAAACGATGGAATATGGCATTTATGGGGTTATGAAATAGCAACTGGTTTAAAAAAAGAAATCGACACAACCTTGGTGTCACATGAGGATATAAAATTACTGTTTCTGCAAGCTGATAACAGGTTTTACTCTAGTAAAAATAACGATGGATACATGGACTACCCAACTGGGCGAGTATATGGATTAACAACTTCAAACCTCTCAGCATATGTTGCATCAGATATATTCTTTGATAATATGGAAAAAAATAAACATATACTTGCTATTATACGAGGTTGGAGCGAAAGTGATAGCAGGGAGTTTTTAGAAAACTTTGCATCAGCATTTTGGACTGATGATATCAAAAATGAGTTTAACAATAACCCTTTTTATGCAACTTATAGTGAAGTACAAACAAATAGAAACACAATTCTAAGCTGTTTCTGGAGATATTATGTTACGATTTTTGTAGATCATGGAAATCAATATTGCCTAAGTGGTTTGGTCGATTCCTCGGAACTCAACGATGCCTATTTTGAAAAACCAACGTTTTTACTAGATAGAGCATGTTCAACTGCAGGTTATCATCTAATAGGTGATAAACAATGGTCGCTCTCCACACATGTATTACGAGCAGGTGCCATGTCTTTTCTTGGGGCTATAGATATTAGCAGTGGACATGAAATGTTTGATGAACTACTTAACAATGCCTTTCTAAATGATCACACAACAATAGCAGAAGCATTCAAAGAGGGTAAAAACAATGATCCCAGTTGTTATTATGATGTCTATACACTATTTGGTGATCCAACTATTAAACCGAGGTGGTGGAGTTGAAAAAAACAATACTTGCTATAATTTTATTTGCCACATTTTTAATGGTTGTTCAACCAGTTTATGCCCATATATTTAGATTAAGCTCAAACAAAACAATCTATAATTTACAAGATGAGATAATAATAAATCTAGAAGTTAAAAACACTATGAGCATAGAAAAAACTATGGAGATTTATATAACTATAGAGGAAGAAAACAACAGATATCCACCTCAAGCATGGTACTACCCTATTACGCTTTCACCAGATGAAACAAGGAATTTAACAGTTTATAGAACAAATGTTTCTGATTATTTGGTAAATGGTGAATACGTTGTATACGCTCAACTGATGGAGGATGGTTTCGCACTTTATGAAGATGAAGTTAGATTTACCATAACTGGTTTACCAGAAACTATGAATGTAGATTTACTAGTTTCAAATGATAGCAAATTTAGATTTACAAAAGATGTTTTTTTAGTTGATGAAATTGTATACATAGGTTATAGCTCATCTGTTGAAGATGTAGAAATTAATTGCATGATAACTTATCCAAATAACTCTTTTAAAACCGTAACTCTTCCATATAGCTTTACTTCAAATGAGGTTGGGTTATACTCTCTTTCTATTATTGCGAGAAAAGAAGGCTATAGAAATTTTACAAAAAGTATGCAGTTTGCGGTTATAGAAAAACCATCTTTTGTTTCCAAAGAAGAACAAAAAGAACAAATCCCTGTATCTTACATTTTCTTAATTTTAATAATTATAATAATTGCTTTAGCATTTTTTGTAATTAAAAAAAGATTAAAAAAGAAATAAATACAGTAAATTACTAAAATAGTATTTACCTTTCCTTTCTACATTTGGGCCAGTGGTCTAGTGGTTATGACGTCGCGCTTACAACGCGGAGATCGCCGGTTCAATTCCGGCCTGGCCCATTTCCACCAAATAAAAAAAGTTGGGGGAAGAAAGATGAGTGAAAAAATATTGTTCTCCTTAGAAAACTGCGTGAAATGTATGCAAGTAAAGGAGCTTATAAAAGATAGAGATGACATAAAAATAGTTACATTCCCGCATAATATAGATGATTGGCGTGAAGAAGATTTTAATAATGCAAAATCACATGGCGTGTTTGAGGATTTACAAGTAACAGCACCTGTTCTATGGGTTGATGGTAAAAAATTTGTTGGATACCTAAAAATCAGAAAATGGTTGCAGGATAACTAAAATGGATGAAATTGAAGAAATAAGAAGAAAGAAACTAGAAGAATATGCTAATAGATATATGAAAGGAGAATTGAATATGGAAAGAAATTGGCCTAATACACCGTTACGTGTAACAGACGCAGATATTACTCAAACCATTAAAAAATATAAGATGATTGTTGTGGATTGCTGGGCACCGTGGTGCGGTCCCTGCCGTATGATTAGTCCAGTTATTGAGGAGCTCGCTAAGGAGATGCATGGTAAGGTTGTTTTTGGTAAACTCAATGTTGATGAAAACCAGATGACCTCTATGAAATATAATATTATGAGTATCCCTACGCTCCTAGTTTTTAAGGATGGTAATCTTGTTGACAGAATTGTTGGTGCGATGCCTAAAGATGCGCTGAAACAGAAAATTGATAGTTACCTATGAATAAACAGTACATTGTTGTATTTTTAGTAGGTGATTATCATTAAAAACTTTGAGAAGTTGGCATTTTTTATCTCAATTGTTTTGCTGTTATCTGTTTTTTCTGGTTGTATTGGATCAGATGAGGATGTTGGTGAAGATTTTGTTTTCACTAGTCTTAATGGTGAAATAAAACATCTTAGAGATTATCGTGGAAAGGTTGTAGTGCTTGATCTTATGAGAGTTATCGGGTGTGATCCTTGTCTATATCAATTTCTCGAACTTAAAAAAATATCAGAAAATTATAGCAATAGCGATGTAGTTATATTATCAATAGATGTAAATATCTATGAATCTGCTAAAGATATACAAACAATGATAGATAAATTTAAACAACAATTGAATATCGAACTAGATTGGGTTTTTGGCATGGACAATGGAATCATTTGGGAAAAATACCATATAAACGAACCTGGTGGTGTACCAACGTTGTATATATTTGATAAGAATGGAAAGATTTATTATTCAAACGAGGGTTACGAGCCGTACTCAAAACTTTCATCAAAAATAGATGAATTACTTAAAAAAGATTAATGGGGAGATAAGAACATATGAAAAACGGAAAAAATATTGTGGTATTTATTGCATTAGTTGTAATGAGTTTCTTTTTGACTGATATCGGAGTTGCAGTTGCTCCAACGATTGGGGAGGTTGTAATTAATCCAGAGAGACCAGAACATGGATCTGATGTCACTTTTTCTGTTGATATTGCTGGTGATAATGTATCGTCTGTATGGCTTGTATTTAAGGAGTGCAAAGAAAATCTATGTTATAAAAATAAAAATATTTCAATGACTAAATCTGGGGATAGATACGAAGCAAATGTTACACTTGAAAATGAAGATGCAACATATATTACTTACCATATAGAAGTTAATAGTAATGGAGAATGGTTTCACTCAGAAAGTGTAAATCTAACTCTTGCAGAAAAAACAGATGGAAATCAAAATGGTAATAATAACGGAAATACCGACAAAGGTACGCCGGGATTCGAATTAGTGCTGTTTGTAGTGGCGGTTGGGCTTGCTACATTATTGTTGAGAAAAAAGAGATTAAGATGAAATTTCAGATAAAACGACTGGTTTCTCAGATCATCCTATCTATTTCAGCTAATCTAGGAGCTTTTGGGTTGAAAACAGGTTTCTGCTACCCTTTTTTTTATTGTAATGCTTGTCCTGCTAGTATATCTGCTTGTCCTCTTAGGGCTATGGAGAAAAGCGTTTATGATCATAGTTTTACTTGGAAGCTTCTTGTTTATCCTCTTTTGATTCTTGGTACGGTTGGTATTCTCACTGGTAGGGCGGTATGTGGTTGGGCATGCCCAATTGGTTTTCTTCAAAGGGGAACTGCTCATGTCGCTCGTAAACTTAAGAGACATAAACTGGTTAATAAAATAGGTCAGCTTAAAATTGAGAAATATTTTAGGTACACGAAATATTTTGTTCTGTTTGGTCTTGTTTTCTTGACGTCTTATTTCTTGTTATTCATGTTCACTGATATTTGTCCTGTTGGATTTCTGACTGGAACTATACCTATACTTGTTCTTAATCCAGGTAAATTTGTCCCTAACACCTTCTTTTGGGTAGCATTTGTGATTTTTGTATTGTTCCTCATTCTAATCCTTTTCGTTGAACGTGGTTGGTGTAAATATTTTTGTCCTGTGGGTGCTATTTTAGCTCCGTTTAATAAAATAAGTTTTTTACACGTTGCAGTAAAAAATAGAGGAGATTGTATTCAATGTAATCTTTGTTCTAGGGTATGCCCGATGGGGATAGATGTACCAAATATGAACAGGGATCCGGAGTGCGTACTCTGTGGGAAATGTATTAATGCTTGTTCAAAAAGACTAATTAAGTTTGAGAGGATTTAAAATGAAAAAATTGTTTGTGCTAAAGATCACTGCGTTGGCTGTATCTTCTATTTTATTTGTTGGTATGCTTGCTTATACTAATGTTTATACAGATATTCAAACTAGTATAGTTGAAACTCTTTGTTTAAGTTGTATAAAACTTAGATCAAAAACTTCCCGGAATTTTACTTTTGAAACAGCAAATGGTAAGCCACACCCAGATTTTGTTTTGGAGAATTTAACCAAAGGGCCTGTTTTTTTACATTATAGTGAAAGAGCTTGCCCCGCATGTGATGTTATGTACCCTGTTATAAAACAGTTTCTTAATGTCGAGTTTCAAAAAGAAAAATCTTACTTTACTTTGACAAGTTTTGAAAATTCAACGGTTGTGTATATATATATTTATCTAGATGATAGCAGTACTCCAAAGGAGTGGTTAGATTCTTTTAGAATTTATGATAATGAGCACATAAAGGGTTTGCCTATGTTCACAATAATAACCCTAGAGTATGAGCATGGTGGTGAAATAAAACCTTATTATACCACTTTGTCTGGTACGTTTTTAGATACTAATGAGGAAAGAATTGACTTGTTAACCAAGTTAATGCAAGAAAGTTTTGAGTTATATAACAAAAACAGAGCTGGTTATCCAGACTACAACTAAGAAAAATTTAAGGAAACAAATAAATTTTTTTTTTTGATTATATTTCGTTGTTTTTTATTTTTTGTCTGAGTATATCAAACTGTTTTCTTGTGAGTGTGCAGGTGTTGTTTTTTTCACCAATTATCACTTTATTGTCTCGAATGTCTACAACTGGGCATTTTGGTGGGTTGCATACTCCATCTTCACAAAGTACTATTTTCATTTTTTTGCCTCCATTTAACAAATGTTAAGTAAGTATCTTTTGCTGTTTTATATATCTTTTGTATATATAGGTGCTGCTGTTTACAAACCTATTAGATATCGTAGTATTGGAAACATGTTTGGGAATCTATCTAGTATCCTATTTATGAGTGAGATTCTTGTTCTTGGTACTGTTACTTCTAGTGTTCCCCAACCACTTTGTAGGTCATAGGTGTCTTTTGCTTTGCAGTTAATTGTATATGTTCCTTTCTTTGTAAACGTATGTTTAACAGCTACTGTTCCTCCTGATGCATTTGGTCCTATCCACCCTGTGTTTGAGTTGTCTCCCCAGTCTATGTAGTAGTATACATTATCGCCATCCGGATCAGTTGTTACAAAATTGTATTCTATTTCGACCCCTGGTTTTACTTTTGTGGGACCTGTTATCGTAGGAGCAGATGGTGGTTCATCTTGTAAAATTTCTATTACTAAAGGATTTGACCAACCACTTTCTTGATTGTAGGAATCTTTTGCCTTTGCTGTTATACTATAGGTACCTGCTGTAGTATAAGTTTTTGAAATTATTGCAGTTGAACCAGAAGTATATGGTCCTTTCCAACCACTGTTACTTCCATCTCCCCAATTTACATAGTAATAAACATCGTTGTTCTCTGGATCTGTTGATACAAATTCAAAATTGTATTCTCCACCTGTAACTCCAGTTGTTGGGCCACTAATTGTTGGAGCATTTGGTGGTGAACCAGCACCTAAATCAACTGTTACACAATCATCAACATAGTATGCATTAAATGGATTACCTGAAGGAGGATTTGAGTATCCTTGGTGCCATTCATCATTTTCTACTGCAGCTATTATCATCATGTTATCTTTTGTAATAGAAGGATAACCATGAGAACTACCTATCCAATTCATGGTGTTACTCCAAGTATCACCTGCAGGTATTGAAATAGCTTGGTTAAAAGCGAAATCTAAAAAAGCATGTGTGTACAATGCACCACTTGTATCATACCAACCCATGCTGGAGACTTTTTCAGTAATATATACCCTTATTGTTCCTCCATAAGTTGTAGCTTCATTGTTAACAATAGAACAGGATATTTGCATCTCTGTTCCACCAAGCCAAGTAACATCAAGAGTAATATCAACATCTTTAACAGCTCTTGCAACACATTGGTTTATACTAGTTGTGTAAGCTGCTTTTGCACCAGCTACACTACCTGCTCCTACATTTACTTTATAACCACCATCCCACCAGACTGTAGGGTAACCCCATAAGTTAAAATGACTTATTGCATATGAATAAGCAACAGAATTTTTATCACAAACTAATGAAACATAATTAAAATCTAATTGTCCTTCAGCATACAATTCTTTTAATGCACCATGAGCATATTTACAATAACCACACCATGTTGCAGTACCATACTCGCCTAATGCAGTATGAGTCCCTCTTTTTGTAGAATTTTCTTTAGTTATTTCAACTTTAACATTTTCTTGAGATATTTGAAAAGCACCAGCACCTAGTCCACTAAGGACCAAAAGTCCTACCAATAAAATTGGTACAATTTTTCTCATTTTTTTTTCTCCCCTTTCCAAATTTATTTTAAAAAACATTAACATTGGTTAACTCTTAAATATTTCGTTACGAGATACTCAAAGGTTAATCATTGGTTCTCCCTATTACAGCTAATATGTTAAAATTAATCATATCTTAGACGAGGAAGTAGCCCATCAACAAATAATTTCTAATACACGAATATACCTAAACATTGTTTGCCTTGTTTATACGTACTGTTTTATTTCAAATTTTGATCTATCAACCTTTGATATAATACGTGGTCCTTTTTTATTCACTCTTTTTACCTCTTTTATGTCTATCTCAACTTCTTCACCGAGCTTTTCATGATAACCCTTCTTTATCACCGAGAATATTTCATCAATTGATGGCTCTACATCCCTTAGATTCTTGTCAAATACTAGTTTAATCTCAATTTTTTTCTGACTGTGTTGTATTATTTTTGTTTCCTTGATTTTGTTGGTTTTTAAACCATATAAAACCCTACCATAGATCTCTGTTTGTGATGATGGAGTTAACACCCGTCCACCTGTGAAATAAAGAGATAGGTCATCTCGTCCATAGATTTTATCTATGAGCTCACCAACTAAACCACAGTCACATTTCTCGTACAGTGGTGCAACAATATCATTAATTGCATCGTAACGTATTATAGGGGTTCCTCCGCCATATAGTTTTGTGACAATGAGTTTTCCTGGTTCTTTTGATTCTACTGGTTCGCCGTTTTTCAAAAACTCAGGGTAGACAAGGTCAGACATCACATGGTAACGTCCATGATTACATTGAAATGCGATTGTTCCAGATTCTGTTGCACCGTAAACTTCGAACACTTTTGCTTTGAAGTTTTCTTCTAGGAGTTTTCTTAGAGGTGGTGTTAGAACAGATCCTATTGTAGCTATATGGTGTGGGTTTATGTTATCTCCGTAACCTTTTTCTTTCAGCAATGCTAGATGGCTGAGCATGCCAACATATCCGCCTATGAAATCTGGCTTAAAATTGTCCACTTCTTTTATCACGTTTTTTGGTTCATCATTTGTGTTTAACCATTGCATGTTTTTAAAAAAATATTTGTTGTTTATGTTTGTTAGTAACCCCCTTTTTATGTAACTTGTTCCGATTGTGTGTGGTGCGAAATCCGCTATTATCGTAAGCCTGTCTTTTCTCCAGTTAATTCTATGATTCTTAAGGGTTCTAATGTACCAGAAAAGCCATAGTATCGCATCGTATCTATCACCATATATCGATAGTGATTTTCCTGTTGTACCAGATGTTGTTATCTCGATTAGTTTGTCTTTTTTTGTTGTCTGTGGTATAATTCCATTTGGGTAGTAATTTTTGATATCATTTTTGGAGATTATTGGCAGTTTTTTGATGTCCTCTATTTTTTTGATATCACTTGGATGAATACCATGTTTTTTGTATTTATCATGATATAATGGTACTGTGTATGCGTATTTGACTATACTTTTGAGGCACTTGTCCCGGTATTTTTTTAATGCTTTTTCATCTAGTTTATCGAGTCTATTTATACCAAATATATAACTTTTTAGTATTTTCATGAGGAACAAGGGGTTGTAGAACTGGTTCATATTTTATCAATTCTTCTTTTGGATTAACTTAATATGTGTATCGTATATTAGAGCTTTTACAATGAATATCCTTATTGTTGAGAATGTATCAATGGGTAAAACCGGATACGGTTTTTTTGATAAAAAACTGCTTACTATGTTTTCTGTTCTCCCAACTTTATATGCCCGTCATTTTGAGGCTATTACACCTAAAAAATATAATGTTGAGGTTGTCAATGAACGTTATAATAAAATTGATTTTGATAACCCGTATGATATTGTTCATATTAACTACACGACCTCTAACGCTTTTAGAGCATATGAGATAGCTGATAGTTTTAGACAAAAAGGTGTTACTGTTGTGCTCAGTGGTATGCACGCATCTGCGTTACCTGATGAGGCGAAGAAGCATGCTGATAGCGTTCTACTTGGTTATGGTGAGCTTAGCTGGCTGAAACTTTTGGAGGATTTTAGCAGAGGTGAGCTGAAACCTTTTTATCAACCTGTTAAATATGATGATACTATCAGACTTCCACCAACAGATATTAAACTTCCAGGTTTTGTTTTATCTGGTGCAGTTGAGGCAACAAGAGGCTGCCCATATAAGTGTGCTTTTTGCCGCGAGGGTAATATCACTGGTAGTTCACAGTTTTATAAGAGACCGGTTGATGATGTTATGTTAGAGATAAAAAATATGCCCCAGAAGTTTTTCACTTTTTATGATAACTCTCTCACTATAGATCCTGATTACACGAAATCTTTGTTCACTAAAATAAGTGGTTTGCATAAAAAATTCTCTTGCAATGGCAACGTCGATGTATTAGCAAATGACAAAGAACTGGTTAGACTTTCTAAGGAAGCAGGTTGTGTGTCTTGGCTTATTGGTTTTGAATCTGTTTCTCAGAAAACACTTGATGAAGTCGGTAAAAGAACAAATAAAGTCAAAAACTATAAACAAGCTGTTAAAAACATTCATGACAACGGCATGGTTGCTATTGGTTGTTTTGTTTTTGGTTTTGATACTGATACAAAAGATGTTTTTGATAGCACTCTAAAATTCATTAAGGATCTAAAAATCGATATCGTTGATTTCCTTGTCTTAACACCTTTCCCCGGTACACCTCTTTTTGAATGTTATGAGAAGGAAGGACGTATTCTTACTAGAGACTGGTCTAAATATAATATGAGAGATGTTGTTTTCAAACCAAAAAATATGACACACGAAGAGTTGCTTGCTGGTGTCAGAAAACTGTATACTGATTTTTATTCAACTGGTCATGCTATGCGTAGGGTTTTGAATGGTTTAAACTTGGGTTTATATCCATTTTTCTTGATTATGGAGAGGAATATTAGTGCCAGTATGAATAAAAGGATGCTAAGTTTTTCAGCTGATAGCATGGGTTTTATTAAGGGTTAATTTTGTTTTGGGGTGGTTGATGATAGGATTTGAGAAAAAGGGTATGTTGGCACCTTTTACTATTTTGACTTCAATTTTTACTGGTGTATGTTTCCCGCTTTTGGGTTCTTTCGTTGCACTTGATCTCGGTGTTGTCCAAAGTTTATACCTTGAGGGAGTTGTTTTGGTTGTTCTCGGTGGTTTTTTTGCTCAATGGATTTTTGCTCATACAATACATGATATTTATCATATGAAGATAGATGAGAGGATAACGTTTTCTAAGAAAACTTTGAAGATATTGTTTGTTTTTTCTCTTGTTGTTTTACTCCTGATAGCTGTTTATCTTACATGGCAGCGTGGTTGGCCAGTTTTTGTGTTTTCTATTATTGGTGCTGTAGTTAGTATGTACGCTGAGGGGTTGTTGCATCATGAGTCCCAGATGGCTTTTGGTGCTATGTTTTTAGTTATCGGTAGTTTTTATGTTCAGGCTGGTACGCTCTATCTCGATTATATGATATGGGTTCAGGTGCTTTGTATGGCTGTTTTTGCTTTTTTGTCTCAATATGGTTGGCTTCTTTTTTACAGGTTGGATGATTATGGGTATGATCAGGGTAAAAAGAATAAGAGTATCTTGGTTGCTAAATCAGCGCTTATTTTTCTTATACTTTATCTAATATTATAGAACTAAATTGTTTTTCCGGTAGGTGTTATACCAAGGAATTTTAACCCGTCTCTTATGTCTGAAAAAAATAATGATAAATAGGATTGTATGAATCCCATGTCATCGTTTTTTAATGATTTTTTTAGTAATTTCAGAATGAATGTTGGTCTCCTATAGTATTCTGAGCGTGCTCTTTTGCAGTATCTGAGAATTTCTTCTTCTGTTAGCGTACCTAATCCTTTTTTTGAATCTGCTTGGACTAGATAGTTGTTTTCAGTTATTTTTCCTTCTTTTACTGCGTTATACCATAGCTCCGATCCAGCCATATATTTTAATGTTACAAATGAAACTGAATCCAATGGTAGTTTTTTTGCAAATTTTATTGTTTTTTCGAAATGTTGTCTAGTTTCAAATGGCGCTCCAAGTATGAATGAGCCCATGTTGAAGAAACCAAGTTTATGGCTTAGGTTTACAGCTTTTTGGATTCTATCTACTGTTATTTTTTTATTATAGAAATCAAGTACATTTTGGTTGCCTGATTCCAAACCATACTGTATATGGGTTACTCCTGCTTTCTTCATTTTTTTGAATAACATTTCGTCTGCTGCGTCTACGCGTGCTGCTGTGATTATAAATTTTAGGTCTAGTTTTTGTTTGATTATTTCATCGAATAATTCATGCACCTGTTTTTTATTTGATAAAAAACTGTCATCCATTATTGCTACATATCTGTATTTTTCTTCTTTTATCTCTTTTAGTTCTTCTATTATATTTTTTGTTGATCTTGTCCTATATTTTTTCATGCTAACTGAGTTTCTTGAGCAAAATCGACATCTGTAGGGGCATCCCCTGCTGGTTATTAGTGAGGTGAATTCCCCGTTTTTTATTTTCGGGTTGTACTGGTTACCATAGTTGTATTTGTTTGCCAGATGTCGCGCTGGAAAATGTATTTCATCTAAGTTTTCTACTAACTTTAGTGGTCCTCCTTTTTTCATCTGGTTTTTTTCTCTGTAGTATATTCCTGGTATATCTGAAAAATTATTCTCCTCTCTGATTGCTTTTTTGATATCGTTGATTACTAATTCTCCATCACCTTGTATACTTATATCTGCTTGTGTTTCTTCTAATGCTTTTTCTGGGAAAAGTGTACAATGTGGTCCTCCTATTATGACTTTGATCCTTGGTTTTGTTTTTCTTATTGTTTTGATTATTTTTGTTACA is a genomic window of Candidatus Thermoplasmatota archaeon containing:
- a CDS encoding ABC transporter permease, whose protein sequence is MIADIFLMSLDALRSHKIRTFLTLIGVIIGIGSVIIVTTAGSSVRVFIEEQWNIFNPTGMVIGIGTDSDPPQISFREIGFTDHDIDELKKLPYIKEVVPIGFLPLKAIKIREGFLNWQSKAGGTMYATTPGLLDIMGMEIEEGRMFQNKKSEIVMSRSMTKLFGVNKELKVGDTLYIQRLDGKLIKTTLVGILRESETSNVMSQVTSLSIAGPVDPYYTSYFGSNVGGIIKRVTAYGILYAGATDKEHVDDAKEQILGYLNTKSDAINYKDKNSDFVVITQQYIISKVDQIMNVMSMLITSIALVSLLVGGIGIANIMFATVTERTREIGTMMAIGAKRRDIMTLFLYQSAMIGLFGGVLGVVLGASGGAFIVQILNQYMVEFGGRFSSGNIPLTYSIQWFLIAVFFGVMIGIIAGVLPARKAAKMDPVVALRYS
- a CDS encoding CARDB domain-containing protein; its protein translation is MIYKKLLVLFLVCSISTPFVYLKSSSQITLLPDLSVESIDPAPSSPVVYDNVTIKILIKNKGKSNSPIVHGRLYVDSTV
- a CDS encoding C25 family cysteine peptidase, with translation MSHEDIKLLFLQADNRFYSSKNNDGYMDYPTGRVYGLTTSNLSAYVASDIFFDNMEKNKHILAIIRGWSESDSREFLENFASAFWTDDIKNEFNNNPFYATYSEVQTNRNTILSCFWRYYVTIFVDHGNQYCLSGLVDSSELNDAYFEKPTFLLDRACSTAGYHLIGDKQWSLSTHVLRAGAMSFLGAIDISSGHEMFDELLNNAFLNDHTTIAEAFKEGKNNDPSCYYDVYTLFGDPTIKPRWWS
- the trxA gene encoding thioredoxin, with product MDEIEEIRRKKLEEYANRYMKGELNMERNWPNTPLRVTDADITQTIKKYKMIVVDCWAPWCGPCRMISPVIEELAKEMHGKVVFGKLNVDENQMTSMKYNIMSIPTLLVFKDGNLVDRIVGAMPKDALKQKIDSYL
- a CDS encoding TlpA disulfide reductase family protein translates to MIIIKNFEKLAFFISIVLLLSVFSGCIGSDEDVGEDFVFTSLNGEIKHLRDYRGKVVVLDLMRVIGCDPCLYQFLELKKISENYSNSDVVILSIDVNIYESAKDIQTMIDKFKQQLNIELDWVFGMDNGIIWEKYHINEPGGVPTLYIFDKNGKIYYSNEGYEPYSKLSSKIDELLKKD
- a CDS encoding 4Fe-4S binding protein, with translation MKFQIKRLVSQIILSISANLGAFGLKTGFCYPFFYCNACPASISACPLRAMEKSVYDHSFTWKLLVYPLLILGTVGILTGRAVCGWACPIGFLQRGTAHVARKLKRHKLVNKIGQLKIEKYFRYTKYFVLFGLVFLTSYFLLFMFTDICPVGFLTGTIPILVLNPGKFVPNTFFWVAFVIFVLFLILILFVERGWCKYFCPVGAILAPFNKISFLHVAVKNRGDCIQCNLCSRVCPMGIDVPNMNRDPECVLCGKCINACSKRLIKFERI
- a CDS encoding PKD domain-containing protein, with the translated sequence MRKIVPILLVGLLVLSGLGAGAFQISQENVKVEITKENSTKRGTHTALGEYGTATWCGYCKYAHGALKELYAEGQLDFNYVSLVCDKNSVAYSYAISHFNLWGYPTVWWDGGYKVNVGAGSVAGAKAAYTTSINQCVARAVKDVDITLDVTWLGGTEMQISCSIVNNEATTYGGTIRVYITEKVSSMGWYDTSGALYTHAFLDFAFNQAISIPAGDTWSNTMNWIGSSHGYPSITKDNMMIIAAVENDEWHQGYSNPPSGNPFNAYYVDDCVTVDLGAGSPPNAPTISGPTTGVTGGEYNFEFVSTDPENNDVYYYVNWGDGSNSGWKGPYTSGSTAIISKTYTTAGTYSITAKAKDSYNQESGWSNPLVIEILQDEPPSAPTITGPTKVKPGVEIEYNFVTTDPDGDNVYYYIDWGDNSNTGWIGPNASGGTVAVKHTFTKKGTYTINCKAKDTYDLQSGWGTLEVTVPRTRISLINRILDRFPNMFPILRYLIGL